One genomic region from Rothia dentocariosa ATCC 17931 encodes:
- a CDS encoding glycosyltransferase family 2 protein, which yields MKFLTALRTELGQLSYSLKARKTPQQWRDQYAAIRGIRIFNTPSIHYRGLRTEVWGIAMVKDEIDILPSVIDHMFQQGVHRLLIADNLSHDGTREYIRERSTHDSRIIYAEDNYIPYVQSEKMTWLAHLAWRYGARWVIPFDADEFWYAPSDTLAKFLQTCQSSVIYAGFHHSVPVTENPSDVINTELVMDTADSFPGKVAFRAHPFAVVVRGNHEVCRLGAHERSFEIVHVQYRGAAQITRKVRQGAASAVSTGRDATVVTPHWLAGSKLSDSEIQEVWTNISHGLPDDRIQFKAEGPMARGKFLRWKSWNEDGSLNKFSSDASGNAGGSS from the coding sequence ATGAAATTCCTCACCGCACTGCGGACTGAACTGGGGCAGCTAAGCTATTCACTCAAAGCTCGTAAAACCCCTCAACAATGGCGAGATCAATACGCCGCAATTCGTGGTATCCGCATTTTTAACACGCCATCTATACACTATCGAGGCCTCCGTACAGAAGTATGGGGTATTGCGATGGTTAAAGATGAAATAGATATTTTGCCTTCTGTTATTGACCATATGTTTCAACAGGGAGTACATCGGCTGCTTATTGCGGATAATCTTTCGCATGATGGTACCCGGGAATATATTCGTGAAAGATCAACTCACGACTCTAGAATTATCTATGCTGAAGATAATTACATTCCGTATGTACAATCCGAGAAAATGACGTGGTTAGCGCATCTGGCCTGGCGATACGGTGCGCGATGGGTTATTCCTTTCGATGCAGACGAATTTTGGTATGCGCCTTCAGATACGCTCGCAAAATTTTTACAGACCTGCCAAAGCTCGGTAATTTATGCCGGATTCCATCATTCGGTACCTGTCACGGAGAACCCGAGTGATGTTATCAACACGGAACTTGTGATGGATACGGCAGATTCCTTCCCCGGGAAGGTGGCCTTTCGTGCCCATCCTTTTGCTGTTGTGGTACGTGGTAACCACGAAGTATGCCGTTTAGGCGCTCATGAACGTTCCTTTGAGATCGTGCATGTGCAGTATCGGGGGGCTGCTCAGATTACGCGAAAAGTTCGGCAAGGGGCCGCTAGTGCTGTGAGCACAGGCCGAGACGCCACAGTGGTTACTCCGCATTGGCTTGCTGGCAGTAAGCTCAGCGATAGCGAGATTCAAGAGGTATGGACCAATATCTCTCACGGTCTGCCGGATGATCGCATCCAGTTCAAAGCTGAAGGTCCTATGGCGCGCGGAAAATTTTTGCGGTGGAAAAGCTGGAACGAAGACGGTTCCTTGAACAAATTCTCTTCTGATGCCTCAGGTAATGCTGGGGGCTCATCATGA
- a CDS encoding acyltransferase family protein, translated as MSKESAPVMAGVPSTRYVMLDSLTILRGPAALFVFFYHTRWAHVVPSASVGYVGVALFFVLSGFVLTWSYKPADGAKKFYLRRFARVYPLHLFFFALALAILVLTQEAPSAGATLSNLILLHTWVPNWDYIFSVNGVSWSLGCEAFFYACTPLVLGWLSRRSPKAGYPVLAGWFLLTAAVASAIALTSNYADVVVYANPLLRSGEFALGMLLGLLALKVRDGDLAMPRIRTWQLCAVTALALAGISGVSKVSLPQTINGFVLDPVWFLLIGMFALHDIQRAQSHHQVGAPVPGNWIRRSLVYFGEVSFAFYLVHEIVIFRFIKTSLGRDMIRVDARGILMMLIILVISILAAIIAHHAIERPARIMILKASTRTL; from the coding sequence ATGAGTAAAGAATCTGCACCCGTTATGGCAGGAGTACCCAGTACTAGGTACGTTATGCTGGATAGCCTGACAATTTTGCGGGGTCCGGCTGCGCTATTCGTCTTTTTCTACCATACGAGGTGGGCGCATGTGGTTCCTAGCGCATCCGTGGGATATGTAGGAGTCGCATTGTTCTTCGTGCTTTCGGGCTTTGTGCTGACCTGGTCGTATAAGCCCGCCGACGGAGCCAAGAAATTCTACCTGCGTCGATTTGCGCGTGTATACCCGCTGCACCTTTTCTTCTTTGCACTTGCCTTGGCAATTCTCGTCCTGACTCAGGAAGCCCCATCTGCGGGTGCTACATTAAGCAACCTGATTCTGCTCCACACCTGGGTGCCGAATTGGGACTATATTTTTTCGGTCAATGGGGTGAGCTGGTCTTTAGGCTGCGAGGCTTTTTTCTATGCCTGTACTCCGCTCGTGTTGGGGTGGCTCAGCCGCCGCTCCCCGAAGGCGGGATATCCCGTTTTGGCGGGTTGGTTCCTGCTGACGGCGGCGGTGGCGAGCGCTATAGCACTTACCTCTAATTACGCCGATGTTGTGGTGTACGCTAACCCGTTGCTTCGTTCGGGTGAGTTCGCCTTAGGCATGCTCTTAGGGCTGCTGGCGCTTAAAGTTCGTGACGGCGATTTAGCGATGCCACGGATACGTACCTGGCAACTGTGTGCGGTAACAGCACTTGCTTTAGCCGGGATTTCTGGTGTTTCTAAAGTTAGTTTGCCGCAGACCATCAACGGGTTTGTTCTTGACCCGGTATGGTTCTTGCTGATTGGGATGTTTGCGCTTCACGATATACAGCGCGCGCAATCGCATCATCAGGTTGGTGCGCCGGTGCCGGGGAATTGGATACGCCGCTCTCTCGTGTATTTCGGTGAGGTGAGTTTTGCCTTCTATCTGGTCCATGAAATTGTTATTTTCCGATTCATCAAGACCTCTTTAGGTCGCGATATGATTCGCGTGGATGCACGGGGAATCTTGATGATGCTCATAATCTTGGTGATTTCTATACTTGCAGCGATTATTGCGCATCATGCGATCGAACGTCCCGCACGTATTATGATTCTCAAGGCTTCCACCCGTACCCTGTGA
- a CDS encoding ABC transporter ATP-binding protein, with protein MKNIYRKLRIFFPGRKFSILVLNILGLFVVSLFEMLGVAAILPIVNLAMGAPITGYLQSVADLFGNPNRTQLIVIFGVALVLAFVFKGVLSLVIKRWSLGFIATQQSATSVNLLNRYMREPYLVHRKRGTAAVLNSVTDIVGQAYSAFVNGVMSFIGDLLSIVVLMVMLLVLMPLPALFAFAYFGVTAFVLQYVLRRKNTEQGEIILEATRGSMNAALDAVIGFREIRMHGVTERYLHRYQSKRMDSVNANMRNVFLQELPKYTLEIIFILGIAALLAIMSMTQGADSAPYLLLFAGACIRILPNYTRIVASLGNIRSGEKPSDELVREIGMLDEQGKKLDLPPAPDSDIQAEYVNREIEPITIMVENLSFTYPDGDQPVLKNINLQIPMGTSMAFVGGSGSGKTTLVDLILGLFSTEQGRVLCNGVPIEQDLPAWFQRIGYVPQDVFIADSTVLEAVAFGLEPHEIDEARVRECLAVAELTEVVDSLENGLMTMIGHNAVRLSGGQRQRLGIARALYRNPSVLIMDEATSALDNETEHKITQAIERISRDITVIIVAHRLSTVRNVDQLIYLSQGEIAAQGTFTQVQQQNEEFANLVRLGQLPE; from the coding sequence ATGAAAAATATTTATCGTAAACTGAGGATTTTTTTCCCAGGGCGAAAGTTCTCTATTCTGGTTCTGAATATTCTGGGGCTTTTCGTGGTGTCTCTTTTCGAGATGCTGGGTGTGGCGGCTATTCTTCCTATCGTTAACCTGGCGATGGGCGCCCCTATTACCGGGTATTTGCAGTCCGTCGCTGATCTTTTTGGTAATCCCAATCGCACACAGCTTATCGTGATTTTTGGTGTTGCGCTGGTTCTTGCCTTTGTCTTTAAGGGCGTACTTTCGCTGGTTATTAAACGCTGGAGCCTAGGTTTTATCGCTACTCAGCAGAGCGCGACTTCGGTGAATCTGCTTAACCGCTATATGCGTGAGCCTTATCTGGTTCACCGTAAGCGCGGTACAGCGGCGGTGCTGAACTCGGTTACTGATATTGTTGGGCAGGCATACAGCGCTTTCGTGAATGGCGTGATGAGCTTTATTGGGGATTTGCTCTCTATCGTGGTGCTCATGGTGATGCTGCTGGTTCTTATGCCGCTTCCTGCGCTTTTCGCATTCGCCTATTTTGGTGTGACTGCCTTTGTGCTTCAATACGTTTTGCGGAGGAAAAATACGGAGCAGGGCGAGATTATCCTGGAAGCTACGCGCGGCTCGATGAATGCAGCGCTTGATGCTGTGATTGGGTTCCGCGAGATTCGTATGCACGGTGTGACCGAACGGTACCTACACCGATATCAGAGCAAGCGCATGGACTCGGTAAATGCGAATATGCGGAACGTTTTCCTCCAAGAACTTCCAAAGTATACCCTTGAAATTATTTTTATCCTCGGAATCGCCGCACTTCTAGCGATCATGAGCATGACTCAGGGCGCCGACAGTGCACCCTATCTGCTCCTATTCGCTGGTGCCTGCATCCGTATTCTGCCGAACTACACGCGCATTGTGGCGTCTTTAGGTAATATTCGTTCCGGTGAGAAACCCAGCGATGAGCTTGTCCGTGAAATTGGGATGCTTGATGAACAGGGGAAGAAGCTCGATCTTCCGCCTGCTCCCGACTCTGATATTCAGGCAGAGTACGTAAACCGTGAGATTGAGCCCATCACTATTATGGTGGAGAACCTTTCCTTTACCTACCCCGACGGTGATCAGCCAGTGCTGAAGAACATTAACCTGCAGATTCCTATGGGGACGTCGATGGCCTTCGTGGGCGGTTCCGGGTCGGGAAAGACCACTCTGGTTGATTTGATTTTGGGGCTTTTTAGTACCGAGCAGGGGCGCGTTTTGTGCAATGGGGTGCCGATCGAGCAGGATCTGCCCGCGTGGTTTCAGCGCATCGGGTATGTGCCTCAGGATGTCTTCATCGCCGATTCTACGGTGCTGGAGGCGGTTGCTTTCGGGCTTGAACCGCATGAGATTGATGAGGCGCGGGTGCGTGAATGCTTGGCTGTCGCTGAGCTTACCGAGGTTGTGGACTCCCTGGAGAACGGGCTGATGACGATGATTGGGCACAATGCGGTTCGGCTTTCGGGCGGTCAGCGCCAGCGTCTAGGAATTGCACGCGCGCTCTACCGCAACCCCAGCGTGCTCATAATGGACGAGGCCACCAGCGCCCTGGATAACGAGACCGAGCATAAGATTACCCAGGCGATCGAGCGTATCTCGCGGGATATTACCGTGATCATCGTGGCGCATCGCCTCTCGACGGTGCGCAATGTAGATCAGCTAATTTACCTTTCGCAGGGCGAAATCGCCGCGCAGGGAACCTTCACGCAGGTGCAGCAGCAGAACGAAGAGTTCGCCAATCTGGTGCGTTTAGGGCAGCTTCCCGAGTAG
- a CDS encoding glycosyltransferase family 2 protein → MNIKFLAPFKFSQRIVSNSRSFFSGRLENSRFKPRFLDPTVRGLRTGKHRLFLAQRDLRTRREARALLSSGDFKNRYRALEKTFELPPLPTTKGVWAVAMVKNEADVLERSLRHLHAQGVARILVVDNDSSDGTFELLQRLSRELPLSVGHDREPAYYQSEKMTYLTHRAQRAGATWVVPFDADEFWFGVEGTLAEVLSTSKNTVEISQLYNLFPTASGDLVLDTTAHFDPKVCFKSWRSSVVTMGNHRVLRPGAQGTDRVVILHLPWRSRQQLQRKLMQGAKALELTDLPEDLGYHWRKNGELSEKQLADIWLDLIAGRPIPVNLAWQPRGSLYPLGSDIPQDAHSLKPFLEARPETA, encoded by the coding sequence ATGAACATCAAATTTCTCGCGCCGTTTAAATTTTCGCAGCGAATCGTATCTAACTCCCGTAGTTTTTTCTCTGGACGCCTTGAAAACTCGCGCTTTAAACCCCGTTTTCTAGACCCGACAGTTCGCGGGCTTCGCACTGGAAAACATCGGCTTTTTCTGGCGCAGCGCGATCTGCGTACCCGGCGTGAGGCACGTGCCCTGCTGAGCTCGGGGGATTTTAAGAACCGTTATCGGGCGTTAGAGAAGACCTTCGAACTCCCTCCCCTGCCCACGACCAAGGGCGTGTGGGCGGTCGCGATGGTCAAGAATGAGGCGGATGTGCTCGAACGTTCCCTACGGCACCTGCATGCCCAGGGGGTGGCGCGCATCCTGGTAGTCGATAACGATTCGAGTGACGGCACCTTTGAGCTTCTTCAGCGGCTTAGCCGCGAGCTTCCGCTGAGTGTTGGGCATGATCGGGAGCCCGCCTACTATCAGTCCGAGAAAATGACCTATCTGACCCATCGTGCCCAGCGAGCCGGTGCCACCTGGGTAGTACCTTTCGATGCGGACGAGTTCTGGTTCGGCGTTGAAGGTACTCTCGCCGAGGTTCTGTCCACCAGCAAAAATACCGTAGAAATCTCGCAGCTCTACAACCTATTTCCTACGGCTTCGGGAGACCTGGTGCTCGATACAACCGCTCATTTTGACCCAAAGGTGTGCTTTAAATCTTGGCGGTCATCGGTCGTCACTATGGGTAATCATCGGGTGCTTCGGCCTGGGGCGCAGGGCACCGATCGGGTGGTTATCTTACATTTGCCTTGGCGTTCGCGGCAGCAGCTGCAGCGCAAGCTCATGCAGGGGGCAAAGGCGCTTGAGCTCACCGATTTGCCGGAAGATTTGGGGTATCACTGGCGTAAAAATGGCGAGCTGAGCGAGAAACAGCTTGCCGATATTTGGTTGGATCTTATCGCGGGCAGGCCCATTCCCGTAAATCTTGCGTGGCAGCCGCGCGGAAGCCTCTACCCACTAGGCAGCGATATACCGCAGGATGCGCACAGCCTTAAACCGTTCCTTGAAGCCCGGCCAGAGACCGCCTAA